In Sander vitreus isolate 19-12246 chromosome 7, sanVit1, whole genome shotgun sequence, a genomic segment contains:
- the phactr3a gene encoding phosphatase and actin regulator 3a translates to MATADGLDGCLQRGRSQSDPNILTEPGIDLAHGTVELMDQQRVLRTGCLVSGVHTPPIRRNSKLATLGRIFKPWKWRKKKNEKLKQSSTDVALSSSLLCHDPNSPTQGCCSDGAVLLGGFGGPLNPNFTVSSVEYLGPEEELPPPVAAPLQDCERVEENVLLPEDEGGEEVHPAGDLPEGLQDVGERMEERPEEEIPSGTSPPQVAPKPFPQLSTGDDSGPVSLPSHLPNSYLPKEPPPRATESIASMTLPLRGPMANISGSPHIGNMMHPPMPPSCIMEELQRAFASKNRHEIVHEGYEQASPPRLWCSDGRLSRSCSSENQHTSPFGGGCVGGGGSDWPKKEAEENKENVRLDQCFSNASGLPTDLEGWNDSVISGTLPRRLRKELLTVKLRNRPSKQELEDRNIFPARSDQERQEIRQQIEMKLAKRLSQRPNVEELESRNILKQRNDQTEQEERREIKQRLNRKLNQRPTVDELRDRKILIRFSDYVEVAKAQDYDRRADKPWTRLSAADKAAIRKELNEFKSTEMEVHASSKHLTRFHRP, encoded by the exons TAGAGTTGATGGACCAGCAGAGGGTGCTGAGGACTGGTTGTCTGGTGTCCGGGGTCCACACTCCACCCATCCGACGTAACAGCAAGCTGGCCACCCTGGGACGCATCTTCAAGCCCTGGAAgtggaggaaaaagaaaaatgagaagCTAAAGCAGAGTTCCACAG ATGTAGCATTATCAAGCAGTCTTCTATGCCACGACCCAAACTCCCCCACCCAGGGCTGCTGCTCAGATGGTGCAGTCCTGCTTGGAGGATTCGGGGGACCTTTGAACCCAAACTTCACAGTCAGTAGTGTGGAATACCTTGGTCCTGAAGAGGAGCTTCCCCCTCCAG TAGCTGCCCCTCTCCAGGACTGTGAACGGGTGGAGGAGAATGTACTACTACCAGAGGACGAGGGTGGTGAGGAAGTGCACCCTGCCGGGGATTTACCTGAGGGGCTGCAGGACGTGGGAGAAAGGATGGAAGAAAGACCAGAGGAAGAGATTCCTTCAGGAACGTCCCCACCACAAGTAGCTCCGAAACCTTTTCCCCAGCTGAGTACTGGAGATG ATTCAGGCCCTGTGTCGCTCCCCAGTCACCTGCCCAACTCCTACCTCCCCAAGGAGCCTCCACCCAGGGCCACAGAAAGCATAGCTTCAATGACACTGCCACTACGAGGGCCCATGGCCAACATCTCAGGGTCCCCACATATAGGCAATATGATGCACCCTCCCATGCCCCCTAGCTGCATTATGGAGGAACTGCAGAGAGCCTTCGCTTCCAAGAACAGACACGAGAT TGTCCATGAAGGGTATGAGCAGGCCTCACCCCCAAGGCTGTGGTGTTCAGACGGACGGCTCTCTCGCTCCTGCAGCTCCGAGAACCAACACACATCACCTTTCGGAGGCGGCTGTGTGGGAGGTGGAGGGTCCGACTGGCCCAAAAAGGAGGCAGAAGAGAATAAGGAGAATGTGCGGCTGGACCAATGCTTCTCAAACGCCTCAGGCCTGCCCACCGACTTGGAGGGCTGGAATGACTCCGTCATCTCTG GCACACTTCCTCGCAGGCTAaggaaggagttgctaactgtCAAACTACGAAACAGACCCAGCAAGCAGGAGTTGGAAGACAGGAATATCTTCCCAGCCAGGAGCGACCAGGAGCGACAGGAAATTCGCCAGCAGATTGAGATGAAACTTGCAAA GAGGCTGAGCCAGAGACCGAatgtggaggagctggagagtaGAAACATCTTGAAAC AGAGAAACGACCAAACAGagcaagaggagaggagggagatcAAACAGCGGCTAAACAGAAAG CTCAACCAGCGGCCTACAGTAGACGAACTACGAGACAGAAAGATTCTGATCCGCTTCAGTGACTATGTGGAGGTGGCCAAAGCTCAGGACTACGACAGGAGAGCAGACAAGCCCTGGACTCGGCTCTCAGCAGCAGACaag GCTGCAATCCGAAAAGAGCTCAACGAGTTTAAAAGTACCGAGATGGAAGTGCATGCCTCAAGCAAACATCTAACGAG GTTCCACCGGCCATGA